A DNA window from Chryseobacterium scophthalmum contains the following coding sequences:
- the aat gene encoding leucyl/phenylalanyl-tRNA--protein transferase translates to MVRLDENEISFPDPAQYDGHEGIIAFGGDLSVERIWFAYQNGIFPWFNPGEEILWWCPDPRFVLFPDELKVSKSMRKILDKKVFTITENQNFREVIKNCREINRKGQEGTWLSDELMETFNTLHRYGLARSVEVWQNNELVGGLYGILIGKVFCGESMFAKVSNASKAGFIHFIETHQNDLELIDCQSHTEHLESLGARMIPKEDFLKILHQNNERR, encoded by the coding sequence ATGGTTCGATTAGACGAAAACGAAATATCATTTCCCGATCCTGCACAGTATGACGGTCACGAAGGCATCATCGCTTTCGGTGGTGATCTGTCTGTAGAAAGAATCTGGTTTGCTTATCAGAATGGTATTTTCCCTTGGTTTAATCCCGGTGAGGAAATTCTTTGGTGGTGTCCTGATCCCAGATTTGTGCTTTTTCCTGATGAGTTGAAAGTTTCGAAATCAATGAGAAAAATTTTAGATAAAAAAGTTTTTACCATTACCGAAAACCAGAACTTCAGAGAAGTGATAAAAAACTGTCGCGAAATCAACCGTAAAGGGCAGGAAGGAACCTGGCTTTCTGATGAACTGATGGAAACTTTTAATACACTTCACCGTTATGGGCTTGCCCGAAGCGTAGAAGTCTGGCAAAATAATGAGCTCGTTGGCGGACTTTACGGCATACTAATCGGGAAAGTTTTTTGTGGTGAAAGTATGTTTGCAAAGGTGAGCAATGCTTCCAAAGCAGGATTTATTCATTTTATAGAAACCCACCAAAACGATCTTGAACTGATTGACTGCCAATCTCACACCGAACATCTGGAAAGTCTGGGTGCGAGAATGATTCCTAAAGAAGATTTTTTAAAAATTTTACACCAAAACAATGAACGCAGATAA
- a CDS encoding DMT family transporter — MNADKEKWLLLILLSAIWGSSFILIKKSLEHFSPYQVGALRVLIAGIILMPVAISKYKLFPKKHLKWLILAAFTGNFVPMFLFPIAETEISSSIAGIINSMMPIFVIIVGALVWKFETTRRQMTGVFISFTGVCLLAFGGDDNTQFKLFPILLLLLATLCYAMSTTTVKSKLMDVSSTILSAFVFSFVLFLPSVIALLSTGFVSEFTFSKESMIGLGFVSLLSVFGTGLAMMMNYRLLKVSTPLFASTVTLLMPIVAIIWGVLDGEKLTTLQLAGTSIIIAGLIFLRAKTTVKK; from the coding sequence ATGAACGCAGATAAAGAAAAATGGCTTCTTCTGATTTTACTAAGTGCCATTTGGGGCTCTTCATTTATTTTAATTAAAAAATCCTTAGAACATTTCAGCCCTTATCAGGTGGGAGCTTTAAGAGTTTTAATTGCCGGAATCATCTTAATGCCCGTCGCTATTTCAAAGTACAAACTTTTCCCTAAGAAACATTTGAAATGGCTAATTTTAGCAGCTTTTACAGGGAATTTCGTCCCAATGTTCTTATTTCCTATTGCCGAAACAGAAATCAGCAGCAGCATCGCAGGAATCATCAATTCTATGATGCCTATTTTTGTCATTATTGTAGGCGCATTAGTTTGGAAATTTGAAACCACAAGAAGACAGATGACCGGAGTTTTTATAAGCTTTACCGGAGTTTGTTTGCTTGCTTTTGGGGGAGACGATAATACTCAGTTTAAATTATTCCCTATACTTTTGCTTCTTTTGGCAACATTATGTTACGCAATGAGTACAACAACCGTAAAATCAAAGTTAATGGATGTATCATCCACTATTTTATCGGCATTTGTATTTTCTTTCGTTTTATTTTTACCTTCAGTAATTGCTTTACTTTCCACAGGTTTTGTTTCCGAATTCACTTTCAGCAAAGAAAGTATGATCGGATTAGGATTTGTAAGCTTACTCTCTGTTTTCGGAACCGGATTGGCGATGATGATGAATTATCGATTATTGAAAGTATCCACTCCACTTTTTGCATCCACCGTTACTTTGCTGATGCCGATTGTTGCTATTATTTGGGGCGTTTTAGACGGTGAAAAACTAACGACTTTGCAATTGGCAGGAACAAGTATCATTATTGCCGGTTTAATCTTTTTAAGAGCCAAAACAACGGTGAAAAAATAG
- a CDS encoding tetratricopeptide repeat protein, whose product MEEYFGNELVKKFEEMMENNDEFYFDTEELEDIIVYYLELGDFNYADMAVNFGLKLHPNSLEIKIKKLEVLLEWEDYNMAKELINELKGSSMENTDFLVCYAKYYSNLGNPKRSIEICKKALELKEEENFLNNFIADEYVNLGDPFNALKHYQQALKEDPMDEYSLENAMVCFNDLNKSEEAIAFLNGYLDDFPYSEIAWSEYGQYYFNRKNYEEAIKGFDYMLAINSSAVGVYASKAACYEALNQYHKAIEVYEEMLELEYTKAFTFYKIGLCHKALKQPIIALNAFQKSLREDPQFYLAMMEQSYLYEEMGGMPEALHFAREATLLNDSNLDYQKRLAFLFIDSGKFEESLSCLKKLVDAEPSRFYNWYAYSEVLMLVGEYEEAVTVLNLALKHHYRAELFYQLSNCNFILNNKEEGSESLEKALELDPSLITDMQKKYPYIKDEVKKAKAKVKKKNL is encoded by the coding sequence TTGGAAGAATATTTTGGAAATGAACTGGTAAAAAAGTTCGAAGAAATGATGGAAAATAATGATGAATTCTACTTCGATACAGAAGAGTTAGAAGACATTATTGTTTATTATTTGGAGCTTGGAGACTTTAATTATGCCGATATGGCGGTTAATTTTGGTCTGAAACTCCATCCCAATTCTTTAGAAATCAAGATTAAAAAACTGGAGGTTCTTTTAGAATGGGAAGATTATAATATGGCAAAAGAATTAATCAACGAGTTAAAAGGTTCTTCTATGGAGAATACAGACTTTTTGGTTTGCTATGCCAAATATTATTCGAATTTAGGAAACCCTAAAAGATCCATCGAAATCTGCAAAAAAGCCCTAGAACTGAAGGAAGAAGAAAACTTCCTCAATAACTTTATTGCAGACGAATATGTGAATCTTGGAGATCCTTTTAACGCTCTTAAACATTATCAGCAAGCACTCAAAGAAGATCCGATGGATGAATATTCTTTGGAAAACGCTATGGTGTGCTTTAATGATCTGAATAAGAGTGAGGAAGCGATAGCTTTTCTGAACGGTTATCTTGATGATTTTCCGTATTCAGAAATTGCATGGAGCGAGTATGGGCAATATTATTTCAATAGAAAAAATTACGAAGAAGCCATCAAAGGTTTCGATTATATGTTAGCGATCAATTCCAGCGCAGTTGGAGTTTATGCGAGCAAAGCAGCTTGTTATGAAGCTTTAAATCAGTATCATAAAGCGATTGAAGTATACGAAGAAATGTTGGAGTTGGAATATACAAAAGCATTTACTTTTTATAAAATCGGATTGTGTCACAAAGCTTTAAAACAGCCAATCATTGCTTTAAATGCTTTTCAGAAATCATTAAGAGAAGATCCTCAATTTTATCTTGCGATGATGGAGCAGTCTTATCTTTATGAAGAAATGGGCGGAATGCCTGAAGCTTTGCATTTTGCAAGAGAAGCAACATTGTTAAATGACAGCAACCTTGATTATCAGAAAAGATTGGCATTTTTGTTTATTGATTCAGGTAAATTTGAAGAAAGCCTTTCTTGTTTGAAAAAACTGGTAGATGCTGAACCTTCAAGGTTTTACAATTGGTATGCCTATTCTGAAGTTTTGATGTTAGTTGGTGAATATGAAGAAGCTGTTACAGTTTTAAATTTGGCCTTGAAGCATCATTACAGAGCAGAATTGTTTTATCAGTTGAGTAACTGTAATTTTATTCTAAATAATAAAGAAGAAGGCAGTGAATCTTTGGAAAAAGCTTTGGAGCTAGATCCTTCATTGATTACAGATATGCAGAAAAAATATCCGTATATCAAAGACGAGGTGAAGAAAGCTAAAGCAAAGGTTAAAAAGAAGAATTTATAA
- the glmM gene encoding phosphoglucosamine mutase, translating to MSLIKSISGIRGTIGGKVGDNLTPLDVVKFASAFGTWLQNNKNKKNLTLIIGRDARISGSMVNSLVTATLQGLGINVVDLGLSTTPTVEVMVPELNADGGIILTASHNPKQWNALKLLNEKGEFINGENGAEVLALAESEDFNYAEVDDLGQYETREDAFDIHIQKILDLPMVDVEAIKAKKYKIVLDAVNSTGGIAIPMLLDQLGCETIKLYCEPNGQFPHNPEPLKEHLGDICELVKKENADFGVVVDPDVDRLALVDETGEMFGEEYTLVAVADYLLKNKNGVAISNLSSSRALRDVAKTHNSEYFASAVGEVNVVNLMKEKNAVIGGEGNGGIIYPDLHYGRDSLVGVALFLTHLAKENKTVSELRAGYPSYFMGKKKIELTPEINVDDLLTKMEKEYQNEEVSMVDGVKIDFENNWVHLRKSNTEPIIRIYTEAKSQEEADKLGDDMIAKIKSLI from the coding sequence ATGTCATTAATAAAAAGTATTTCGGGAATTCGCGGAACGATTGGTGGAAAAGTTGGTGATAACTTAACACCGCTTGATGTTGTAAAATTTGCTTCTGCTTTCGGAACCTGGCTTCAGAATAATAAAAATAAAAAAAACTTAACCCTGATTATCGGTCGTGATGCAAGAATTTCCGGCTCGATGGTCAATTCTTTAGTAACAGCAACGTTACAGGGATTGGGAATTAATGTGGTTGATTTAGGACTTTCTACAACTCCTACTGTTGAGGTAATGGTTCCTGAATTAAATGCAGATGGTGGAATTATCTTAACGGCTTCTCACAATCCAAAACAATGGAATGCATTGAAGTTATTAAATGAAAAAGGAGAATTCATCAACGGAGAAAACGGGGCTGAAGTTTTAGCTTTGGCTGAAAGCGAAGATTTCAACTATGCTGAAGTTGATGATTTAGGTCAGTATGAAACCAGAGAAGATGCTTTTGATATTCATATTCAGAAGATTCTTGATTTGCCGATGGTTGATGTAGAAGCAATTAAAGCTAAAAAATATAAAATCGTTTTAGATGCTGTAAATTCTACAGGCGGAATTGCAATTCCTATGCTTTTGGATCAATTAGGTTGCGAAACAATTAAATTATACTGCGAACCAAACGGACAGTTTCCTCACAATCCTGAACCGTTGAAAGAACATTTAGGAGATATTTGTGAACTGGTAAAGAAAGAAAATGCAGATTTTGGTGTTGTTGTAGACCCGGATGTTGACAGATTAGCTCTGGTTGATGAAACGGGAGAAATGTTTGGTGAAGAATATACTTTGGTTGCCGTTGCAGATTATTTATTGAAAAATAAAAATGGAGTAGCAATTTCAAATCTTTCTTCAAGCCGTGCTTTGAGAGATGTTGCGAAGACCCACAATTCAGAATACTTTGCAAGTGCAGTAGGAGAGGTGAATGTGGTGAATTTAATGAAAGAAAAAAATGCTGTAATCGGAGGTGAAGGAAACGGTGGAATTATCTATCCTGATCTTCATTACGGAAGAGATTCTTTGGTGGGAGTTGCTTTGTTTTTAACGCACTTGGCAAAAGAAAACAAAACAGTTTCTGAACTGAGAGCTGGCTATCCAAGCTATTTTATGGGTAAAAAGAAAATTGAGCTGACTCCGGAAATTAATGTAGATGATCTTTTAACTAAAATGGAAAAAGAATATCAAAATGAAGAGGTTTCTATGGTTGACGGCGTAAAAATAGATTTTGAAAACAATTGGGTTCACCTTCGTAAATCGAATACAGAACCGATTATCAGAATTTATACAGAGGCTAAATCTCAGGAAGAAGCCGATAAATTGGGTGATGATATGATCGCAAAGATCAAAAGTTTGATTTAA
- a CDS encoding DUF4421 family protein, which translates to MNSKAVSVFFLCLSGFYSKAQTDSTKIKSYADQVMIRVNFDTNIENYTFSEGGEENLNQTILSINNKTKASLSVDYRIISATLSFAPRFFPGNNDNERKGNSSYTDFSFRFFPNRFIQAAYYKNVEGFYIENMQDLIPGWQKDRDPYIKFPDLRVQTFGGSTAYILKKDFSLKSLYTQGEWQKNSKGSWVPFLDYDFTVFRNTIDGLKSKEYQYNFGANIGYFYNWVIAEKVNIAPFLTVGFGGKFTSFKDTLDNGTRGPKQNEQYVTVKSSGGLHIGYNSDRFLFGGKLNFNATAYDEKENSTVENNNTYGLLYIGYRFPPPKVVERNYNKIQKKIPLL; encoded by the coding sequence TTGAATTCAAAAGCAGTCTCTGTTTTTTTTCTTTGTCTGTCTGGTTTTTATTCTAAAGCACAAACAGATAGCACAAAAATAAAGTCTTACGCAGATCAGGTAATGATTCGTGTAAACTTTGATACGAATATAGAAAACTATACTTTTTCTGAAGGTGGCGAAGAAAATTTAAATCAAACCATACTTTCTATCAATAATAAAACAAAAGCTTCCTTGTCTGTTGATTACAGGATTATAAGTGCTACTTTGTCTTTTGCACCTCGATTTTTCCCCGGAAATAATGACAACGAAAGAAAAGGAAACAGTTCTTACACCGATTTCAGTTTTAGATTTTTCCCAAATAGGTTTATACAGGCTGCGTATTATAAAAATGTAGAAGGATTTTATATTGAAAATATGCAGGATCTTATTCCGGGTTGGCAAAAAGACAGAGATCCTTATATTAAATTTCCTGATTTAAGAGTTCAGACTTTTGGTGGGTCTACAGCGTATATTTTAAAGAAAGATTTTTCATTAAAAAGCCTTTATACACAAGGTGAATGGCAAAAAAACAGCAAAGGAAGCTGGGTTCCGTTTTTAGATTATGACTTTACAGTTTTCAGAAATACCATTGATGGTTTGAAAAGTAAAGAATATCAGTATAATTTCGGGGCAAACATCGGATATTTTTATAACTGGGTGATTGCCGAAAAAGTGAATATTGCTCCATTTTTAACTGTAGGTTTTGGAGGAAAATTTACAAGCTTTAAAGATACTTTAGATAATGGAACAAGAGGGCCAAAGCAAAATGAGCAATATGTAACAGTAAAAAGTTCTGGAGGTTTGCATATAGGATACAATTCTGACCGTTTTCTTTTTGGCGGAAAACTTAATTTTAATGCGACAGCTTATGACGAAAAAGAAAATTCTACGGTAGAAAATAATAATACTTATGGGCTTCTGTACATCGGTTATCGCTTTCCGCCTCCAAAAGTGGTAGAAAGAAATTATAATAAAATTCAGAAAAAAATTCCGCTACTCTGA
- a CDS encoding type II toxin-antitoxin system RelE/ParE family toxin — protein MFKIKWTPEAEKLYFETLEYWINHNKSNNYSLKIIAEVERKEKLLSNNPFIGAIIFGTKEEIRRVLVLENFSIHYRVKKSTVEILSFWANKKDSPF, from the coding sequence ATGTTCAAAATAAAATGGACTCCTGAAGCAGAAAAACTATATTTTGAAACATTAGAATATTGGATTAACCACAATAAGTCTAATAATTATTCTTTAAAAATAATTGCAGAGGTGGAAAGAAAAGAGAAATTACTCTCTAATAATCCTTTTATTGGCGCAATAATTTTCGGAACAAAGGAAGAAATAAGAAGAGTTCTGGTTTTAGAAAACTTTTCTATTCATTATAGGGTAAAAAAATCAACTGTTGAGATTTTATCTTTTTGGGCAAATAAAAAAGACAGTCCATTTTAA
- the feoB gene encoding ferrous iron transport protein B, translating to MQENNKKQILLVGNPNVGKSTVFNALSNKKQKTGNYAGVTVSSHSGNYSYKNEEIEIVDLPGSYSIYPSSEDEAIFSKFLIDGQKNYSGVVYILEALSIKRGLLLFQQIQDLGIPMILVLNQIDQAERRGIHIDVEKLSQALNIKVIQTNAKEQIGIEAIKEAVFTNDFVTSEKPSFEIPAEHKNLLDKNSENEYQSWINFTLGKNSDSESKNIVPKRLQVQETVRRYQNVDKILADVITKKAQFKELLTEKLDKVLVHKFWGYVVFLFILLIIFQCVYFLAEYPMNWIDEAFAWLSNFAGEHLPEGPLNSLVSQGIVPGLGGIIIFAPQIGILLYFLYLLEDSGYMARVVFLMDRILRPFGLNGKSIVPLVSGTACAIPAVISTRNIENLKERLLTILVTPFMTCSARLPVYSIIIGLIISDATIFGIQYKALVLLGMYLLGFFVALLSAAILKNFIKEDGKTYLVMDLPTYKKPLFGYDFKLVLGKVWDFITGAGKIIFIVSIIIWVLSYFGPKQTPNEFVASDVHLDHSYLAKMGKAIEPAIAPLGYDWKMGVGILTSFVAREVFVGTMSTLYSLDDDAPEGKVIDKMRHDIKPNGEKVFNFATGVSVLLFYAFAMQCVSTLAVVYRETKSWKWTGFQVAMMTGLAYFVSLIAYQILK from the coding sequence ATGCAGGAAAATAATAAAAAACAGATACTTTTAGTAGGAAACCCGAATGTAGGAAAATCAACCGTTTTTAACGCTTTATCAAACAAAAAGCAAAAAACGGGAAATTATGCGGGTGTTACCGTATCAAGCCACTCAGGGAATTATTCTTACAAAAACGAGGAGATTGAAATTGTAGATCTTCCCGGATCTTACAGTATTTATCCGAGTTCTGAAGATGAGGCAATTTTTTCTAAATTTCTTATTGACGGACAAAAAAACTATTCAGGAGTCGTTTATATTCTGGAAGCATTAAGCATTAAAAGAGGTCTTTTGTTATTCCAGCAGATTCAGGATCTTGGAATTCCGATGATTTTGGTTTTAAATCAAATCGATCAGGCGGAAAGAAGAGGAATTCACATTGATGTTGAAAAACTGTCTCAGGCATTGAATATTAAAGTTATTCAGACCAATGCAAAAGAACAGATAGGAATAGAAGCAATTAAAGAAGCTGTTTTCACCAATGATTTTGTGACTTCTGAAAAACCGAGTTTTGAAATTCCTGCCGAGCATAAAAATCTTCTTGATAAAAACTCAGAGAATGAGTATCAATCTTGGATTAATTTTACGCTTGGAAAAAATTCAGATTCAGAATCAAAAAATATAGTTCCGAAAAGATTACAGGTTCAGGAAACCGTAAGACGCTATCAGAATGTTGACAAGATTTTAGCGGATGTTATTACTAAAAAAGCTCAGTTTAAAGAACTTTTAACAGAGAAATTAGACAAAGTTCTTGTACATAAATTCTGGGGATATGTCGTTTTCTTGTTTATCCTTTTAATTATTTTTCAGTGTGTTTACTTTTTGGCAGAATATCCGATGAACTGGATCGACGAAGCTTTTGCTTGGCTTTCTAATTTTGCAGGTGAACATCTTCCGGAAGGACCACTTAATTCTTTGGTTTCTCAAGGAATTGTTCCTGGTTTAGGAGGAATTATCATCTTTGCGCCACAAATCGGGATCCTTCTGTATTTCCTCTATTTACTGGAAGATTCAGGATATATGGCAAGAGTGGTTTTCCTGATGGACAGGATTTTAAGACCATTTGGATTAAATGGAAAAAGTATTGTTCCATTGGTTTCAGGAACAGCTTGTGCGATTCCTGCAGTAATTTCTACCAGAAATATTGAAAATTTAAAGGAAAGATTACTCACGATTTTGGTAACACCGTTTATGACTTGTTCTGCAAGACTTCCGGTTTACAGTATTATTATTGGCTTAATTATTTCTGATGCCACAATTTTTGGAATTCAATACAAAGCTTTGGTGCTTTTAGGAATGTATCTTTTAGGGTTTTTTGTAGCTTTATTATCGGCGGCAATTCTTAAAAACTTCATTAAAGAAGATGGTAAAACTTATCTTGTGATGGATTTGCCGACATATAAAAAACCTCTTTTCGGTTACGATTTTAAACTGGTTTTAGGAAAAGTTTGGGACTTCATTACAGGAGCCGGAAAGATTATCTTCATTGTAAGTATCATTATTTGGGTGTTAAGTTATTTCGGTCCGAAACAAACTCCAAATGAGTTTGTTGCAAGCGATGTTCATCTAGATCATTCATATCTTGCTAAAATGGGAAAAGCTATTGAACCTGCAATTGCACCGCTTGGTTATGATTGGAAAATGGGTGTTGGAATTTTGACGAGTTTCGTAGCCAGAGAAGTTTTTGTAGGAACAATGTCTACTTTATACAGTTTGGATGACGATGCTCCGGAAGGAAAAGTAATCGATAAAATGAGACACGATATCAAACCGAATGGCGAAAAAGTCTTCAATTTTGCCACAGGAGTTTCGGTGTTGTTGTTTTACGCATTTGCAATGCAGTGTGTTTCTACACTTGCAGTAGTCTACAGAGAAACCAAAAGCTGGAAATGGACTGGCTTTCAGGTGGCAATGATGACCGGTTTGGCATATTTTGTGTCGTTGATAGCTTATCAAATTTTAAAGTAA
- a CDS encoding FeoA family protein gives MKDIQLHTLSSFPKNKIGKIVDYDNDNLKMPTKIIEMGLLPETLFKILYQAPFNGPLYIEFGDEKSRIALRKEEGDFIIVEDLINAGK, from the coding sequence TTGAAGGATATTCAATTACATACATTAAGCAGCTTTCCAAAAAATAAAATTGGGAAAATAGTAGACTATGATAATGATAACCTAAAAATGCCGACCAAAATTATAGAAATGGGGCTTCTTCCCGAGACTCTGTTTAAAATTCTTTATCAGGCACCGTTTAACGGCCCCCTTTACATTGAATTTGGCGATGAAAAAAGCCGTATTGCTTTGCGTAAAGAAGAAGGAGATTTTATCATTGTAGAAGATTTGATTAATGCAGGAAAATAA
- a CDS encoding GLPGLI family protein, translating into MKNIFSILFVTVFAFAANAQESKESSNRFFYELSFKPKQDSTKIDKVITVLDITDKNRSVYQDYTVISQDSIMKIEMEAMQKAGTFKDLSKSLKTPKFSARIHKLYPSMKVEYVDKVANGMTPVNIAYTEDLKFNWKISDEKQKIGEYNAQKATTEYGGRKWTAWFSSDLPFQDGPYKFSGLPGLIVKIEDADKNYSWVLQGNKKVKEYSEFSYIEGLMQATGGKPKELTREKFEKTFNDFKKDPFASVRPMMSQEIMSKPMPGTDGTVGDMIKKQEKMYKDFYNANDNPIEKASSISVGNLEKVGKEKDKK; encoded by the coding sequence ATGAAAAATATATTTTCAATACTATTTGTTACTGTTTTTGCTTTTGCTGCAAATGCACAGGAATCAAAAGAAAGCTCAAACCGTTTTTTCTACGAATTGAGTTTCAAACCAAAACAAGATTCTACCAAGATTGATAAAGTAATTACCGTACTGGATATTACAGATAAAAACAGATCTGTTTATCAGGATTACACGGTAATTTCTCAAGATTCTATTATGAAAATAGAGATGGAAGCAATGCAAAAAGCGGGTACTTTTAAAGATCTTTCAAAATCTCTTAAAACGCCGAAATTTTCGGCAAGAATTCACAAACTTTACCCAAGTATGAAAGTGGAGTATGTAGATAAAGTAGCGAATGGAATGACTCCCGTAAATATTGCATACACTGAAGACTTGAAATTTAACTGGAAAATCTCAGACGAAAAACAAAAAATTGGCGAATATAATGCTCAAAAAGCTACGACTGAATATGGTGGAAGAAAATGGACGGCATGGTTCTCTTCAGATCTTCCTTTTCAGGATGGACCATATAAATTCAGCGGACTTCCTGGCTTAATTGTAAAAATTGAAGATGCCGACAAAAATTATTCTTGGGTATTACAGGGTAATAAAAAAGTAAAAGAATACAGCGAGTTTTCTTACATTGAAGGCTTAATGCAGGCTACAGGCGGAAAACCAAAAGAATTAACGAGAGAAAAGTTTGAAAAAACTTTTAATGACTTCAAAAAAGATCCTTTTGCTTCGGTAAGACCAATGATGTCACAAGAAATAATGTCTAAACCAATGCCGGGAACCGATGGTACTGTAGGAGATATGATAAAAAAGCAGGAAAAAATGTATAAAGATTTCTATAACGCAAATGACAATCCTATAGAAAAAGCAAGTTCTATAAGTGTTGGAAATCTTGAAAAAGTAGGTAAAGAAAAAGACAAAAAATAA
- a CDS encoding FkbM family methyltransferase, which translates to MRKKIYLKFKNFLPYYNEYGFKEGYRLYKKLSSSNLDNIHVYGIKHPINLRKNEESDIDVFKQVFIEKQYMPYQYKNPKIIIDAGGNVGLFSVLMKNNFPDAQIITIEPDDNNFLMAEKNLKNYSDVKVLHKGLWSNDVKLKIINEDASKWGIQVVEDNENGKIEAISINTIIKENNFDRIDLLKMDIEGSEKEVFSKNYENWLPKVKILVIELHDSMQKDTSRIFFETLNKTWSHYHLFVSGENLVIENLSI; encoded by the coding sequence ATGAGAAAAAAAATATATTTAAAATTTAAAAATTTTTTACCGTATTACAATGAGTACGGATTCAAAGAAGGGTATAGGCTTTATAAAAAGCTTTCATCTTCTAACTTAGATAACATTCATGTTTATGGAATAAAACATCCTATCAATCTTAGAAAAAATGAAGAATCTGACATCGATGTTTTTAAACAGGTTTTTATAGAAAAACAATATATGCCCTATCAATACAAAAATCCTAAGATTATAATAGATGCAGGAGGAAATGTGGGGCTTTTTAGTGTTTTAATGAAGAATAATTTCCCAGATGCCCAAATCATAACAATTGAACCTGATGATAATAATTTTCTAATGGCAGAGAAAAACCTTAAAAACTATTCTGATGTAAAGGTCTTGCATAAAGGTCTCTGGAGTAATGATGTTAAACTAAAAATCATTAATGAAGACGCTTCAAAATGGGGAATTCAAGTGGTAGAAGACAATGAAAACGGTAAAATTGAAGCAATAAGTATCAATACAATTATTAAGGAAAATAATTTTGATAGAATTGATTTATTAAAAATGGATATAGAAGGCAGTGAGAAAGAAGTCTTTTCTAAAAATTACGAAAATTGGCTACCTAAAGTCAAAATTCTTGTTATTGAGCTTCATGATTCCATGCAGAAAGATACCTCTAGAATCTTTTTTGAAACCTTGAATAAAACGTGGTCACATTATCACCTTTTTGTAAGTGGCGAAAACCTGGTTATAGAGAATCTTTCGATTTAA
- a CDS encoding DinB family protein, producing the protein MDTLKQLRDELEAEYQTTKSFLEIYPDDKNDYAPHPKSMKMMHLATHISEVFGWPGFMLNSSELDFAKGGMEPKHLTTKNELLKVLEENHKASQEALQKASENDLEPRWALKNDGHELASWTKYEAIRHSLNQITHHRAQLGVYYRLNNIDLPGSYGPTADNPNF; encoded by the coding sequence ATGGACACCTTAAAACAATTAAGAGACGAACTTGAAGCCGAGTATCAAACCACAAAAAGCTTTTTAGAAATCTATCCTGATGACAAAAATGACTATGCTCCACACCCGAAAAGTATGAAAATGATGCATCTTGCCACTCACATTTCGGAAGTTTTTGGATGGCCCGGATTTATGCTGAATTCTTCAGAACTTGATTTCGCCAAAGGCGGAATGGAACCAAAGCATCTTACTACAAAAAATGAACTTTTAAAGGTTTTAGAAGAAAACCACAAAGCAAGTCAGGAAGCATTACAAAAAGCATCTGAAAACGACTTAGAACCAAGATGGGCTTTAAAAAATGATGGTCATGAATTGGCTTCCTGGACGAAATATGAAGCGATTCGTCACAGTTTAAATCAGATTACGCATCACAGAGCACAATTGGGAGTTTATTACAGACTGAATAACATTGACCTTCCCGGAAGTTATGGTCCTACGGCAGATAATCCAAATTTTTAA